In Pongo pygmaeus isolate AG05252 chromosome 13, NHGRI_mPonPyg2-v2.0_pri, whole genome shotgun sequence, one genomic interval encodes:
- the ENTPD2 gene encoding ectonucleoside triphosphate diphosphohydrolase 2 has translation MAGKVRSLLPPLLLAAAGLAGLLLLCVPTRDVREPPALKYGIVLDAGSSHTSMFIYKWPADKENDTGIVGQHSSCDVPGGGISSYADHPSGAGQSLVGCLEQALRDVPKERHAGTPLYLGATAGMRLLNLTNPEASTSVLTAVTHTLTQYPFDFRGARILSGKEEGVFGWVTANYLLENFIKYGWVGRWFRPWKGTLGAMDLGGASTQITFETTSPAEDRASEVQLRLYGQHYQVYTHSFLCYGRDQVLQRLLASALQTHGFHPCWPRGFSTQVLLGDVYQSPCTMAQRPQTFNSSARVSLSGSSDPHLCRDLVSGLFSFSSCPFSRCSFNGVFQPPVAGNFVAFSAFFYIVDFLRTSMGLPVATLQQLEAAAVTVCNQTWAQLQARVPGQRARLADYCAGAMFVQQLLSRGYGFDERAFGGVIFQKKAADTAVGWALGYMLNLTNLIPADPPGLRKGTDFSSWVVLLLLFASALLAALVLLLRQVHSAKLPSTI, from the exons ATGGCCGGGAAGGTGCGGTCACTGCTGCCGCCGCTGCTGCTGGCCGCCGCGGGCCTCGCCGGGCTCCTACTGCTGTGCGTCCCCACCCGCGACGTCCGGGAGCCGCCCGCCCTCAAG taCGGCATCGTCCTGGACGCTGGCTCTTCACACACGTCCATGTTTATCTACAAGTGGCCAGCAGACAAGGAGAACGACACAGGCATCGTGGGCCAGCACAGCTCCTGTGACGTTCCAG gTGGGGGCATCTCCAGCTATGCAGACCACCCTTCTGGGGCCGGCCAGAGTCTTGTTGGATGCCTTGAACAGGCGCTTCGGGATGTGCCCAAAGAGAGACATGCGGGCACACCCCTCTACCTGGGAGCCACAGCGGGTATGCGCCTGCTCAA CCTGACCAATCCAGAGGCCTCAACCAGTGTGCTCACGGCAGTGACTCACACACTGACCCAGTACCCCTTTGACTTCCGCGGTGCACGCATCCTCTCAGGCAAGGAAGAGGGGGTGTTTGGCTGGGTGACTGCCAACTACCTGCTGGAGAACTTCATCAAG TACGGCTGGGTGGGCCGGTGGTTCCGGCCATGGAAGGGGACACTGGGGGCCATGGACCTGGGGGGTGCCTCCACCCAGATCACCTTTGAGACAACCAGTCCAGCTGAGGACAGAGCCAGCGAGGTCCAGCTGCGTCTCTACGGCCAGCACTACCAAGTCTACACCCACAGCTTCCTCTGCTATGGCCGTGACCAGGTCCTCCAGAGGCTGCTGGCCAGCGCCCTCCAG ACCCACGGCTTCCACCCCTGCTGGCCGAGGGGCTTTTCCACCCAAGTGCTGCTCGGGGATGTGTACCAGTCGCCATGCACCATGGCCCAGCGGCCCCAGACCTTCAACAGCAGTGCCAGGGTCAGCCTGTCGGGGAGCAGTGACCCCCACCTCTGCCGAGATCTGGTTTCTGGGCTCTTCAGCTTCTCCTCCTGCCCCTTCTCCCGATGCTCTTTCAATGGGGTCTTCCAGCCCCCAGTGGCTGGGAACTTTGTC GCCTTCTCTGCCTTCTTCTACATTGTGGACTTTTTGCGGACTTCGATGGGGCTGCCCGTGGCCACCCTGCAGCAGCTGGAGGCAGCCGCAGTGACTGTCTGCAACCAGacctgggctcag CTGCAAGCTCGGGTGCCAGGGCAACGGGCCCGCCTGGCCGACTACTGCGCCGGGGCCATGTTCGTGCAGCAGCTGCTGAGTCGCGGCTACGGCTTCGACGAGCGCGCCTTCGGCGGCGTGATCTTCCAGAAGAag GCCGCGGACACTGCAGTGGGCTGGGCGCTCGGCTACATGCTGAACCTGACCAACCTGATCCCCGCCGACCCTCCGGGGCTGCGCAAGGGCACAGACTTCAGCTCCTGGGTCGTCCTCCTGCTGCTCTTCGCCTCCGCGCTCCTGGCTGCGCTTGTCCTGCTGCTGCGTCAGGTGCACTCCGCCAAGCTGCCGAGCACCATTTAG
- the SAPCD2 gene encoding suppressor APC domain-containing protein 2 has translation MAGAAMAERGRVPPPAPAPSTEGLPRAFLQSLRTLFDILDDRRRGCVHLREIESRWQGTDARELPRGVLEGLRQVAPASGYLTFERFVAGLRTSLLSADGGPRDPTRAPRAPAGPGDQPPPPPQRLVFAPADEPRTVLERKPLPLGVRAPLASPSGAARSPEQLCAPAEAAPCPAEPERSQSAALEPSSSADAGAVACRALEADSGDARRAPRARGERRRHTITSGVDCGLLKQMKELEQEKEVLLQGLEMMARGRDWYQQQLQRVQERQRHLGQSRASADFGAAGSPRPLGRLLPKVQEVARCLGELLAAACASRALPPSSSGPPCPALTSTSPRGWQQQTILMLKEQNRLLTQEVTEKSERITQLEQEKSALIKQLFEARALSQQDGGPLDSTFI, from the exons ATGGCCGGGGCCGCCATGGCCGAGCGGGGCCGCGTGCCTCCCCCCGCACCCGCGCCCAGCACGGAGGGGCTGCCGCGCGCCTTCCTGCAGAGCCTGCGCACCCTGTTCGACATCCTGGACGACCGGCGGCGCGGCTGCGTGCACCTGCGCGAGATCGAGTCCCGCTGGCAGGGCACTGACGCGCGGGAGCTGCCCCGCGGGGTGCTGGAGGGCTTGCGCCAGGTGGCCCCGGCCAGCGGCTACCTGACCTTCGAGCGCTTCGTGGCCGGCCTGCGCACCTCCCTGCTGAGCGCCGACGGCGGCCCCCGGGACCCCACGCGCGCCCCGCGCGCCCCGGCCGGGCCCGGGGaccagccgccgccgccgccgcagcgCCTGGTGTTCGCGCCGGCCGACGAGCCGCGGACGGTCCTGGAGAGGAAGCCCCTGCCCCTGGGCGTGCGCGCCCCTCTGGCCAGTCCCAGCGGCGCCGCCCGCAGCCCGGAGCAGTTGTGCGCCCCGGCCGAGGCGGCGCCCTGCCCCGCGGAGCCCGAGCGGTCCCAGAGCGCGGCGCTGGAACCGAGCTCCAGCGCGGACGCTG GTGCAGTGGCCTGCAGGGCCCTGGAGGCGGACTCAGGGGATGCCCGGCGGGCCCCCCGTGCCCGAGGGGAACGTCGGAGGCACACCATCACCAGCGGCGTGGACTGTGGCCTG CTGAAGCAGATGAAGGAgctggagcaggagaaggagGTGCTGCTGCAGGGTTTGGAGATGATGGCGCGGGGCCGCGACTGGTACCAGCAGCAGCTGCAACGAGTGCAGGAGCGCCAGCGCCACCTGGGCCAGAGCAGAGCCAGCGCC GACTTTGGGGCTGCAGGGAGCCCCCGCCCACTGGGGCGGCTACTGCCCAAGGTACAGGAGGTGGCCCGGTGCCTGGGGGAGCTGCTGGCTGCAGCCTGTGCCAGCCGG GCCCTGCCCCCGTCCTCCTCCGGgcccccctgccctgccctgacgTCCACCTCACCCCGGGGCTGGCAGCAGCAGACCATCCTCATGCTGAAGGAGCAGAACCGACTCCTCACCCAG GAGGTGACCGAGAAGAGTGAGCGCATCACGCAGCTGGAGCAGGAGAAGTCAGCGCTCATTAAGCAGCTGTTTGAGGCCCGCGCCCTGAGCCAGCAGGACGGGGGACCTCTGGATTCCACCTTCATCTAG